A window from Malania oleifera isolate guangnan ecotype guangnan chromosome 7, ASM2987363v1, whole genome shotgun sequence encodes these proteins:
- the LOC131159770 gene encoding pentatricopeptide repeat-containing protein At1g07590, mitochondrial: MRAAGLVWERTLFQAIRRRTSTVFSSLVNRTPSGFSAFLFCSQAPPVNLPELQSVEPKQEEPEQCLSRRIEQLPRGESVGSAFQSWMGDGFPVHRGLIFHAINRLRKLHMNKRAMQVMEWVIRERPYKPKELDYSYLLEFTTKLHGIEQGERLFSHVPPEFQNELLYNNLVIACLEKGVIRLSQAYMKKMRELGHPISHLIFNRLIILHSSPSRKKSIPKILTQMKADRVSPHVSTYNILMKIEANEHNIGGLVRVYSDMKRANVEPNEISYCILATAHAVARLYTASEAYVEAVEKSATGKNWSTLDVLIILYGYLEKRKELERTWSSVTELPHARSKSYMLAIEAFGRIGEISRAEELLSELKSEKGLKSTEQFNSIISVYCKHGFISKASKLYRKMKESGCKPNAITYRHLALGCLKANLVEESLKTLELGANLRTSTRVRKSTPWLETTLLIVQIFAEKGDVENAEKLFEELDSARYTRYTFVYNTLIKAYVKAKIYEPSLLRRMILAGARPDAETYSLMKLAEQLQT, from the exons ATGCGAGCTGCGGGCCTTGTGTGGGAAAGGACACTCTTTCAAGCCATACGACGTCGAACGTCCACTGTTTTTTCCTCTCTTGTCAACCGAACACCTTCTGGTTTCTCCGCCTTCTTATTTTGCTCCCAGGCGCCGCCGGTTAACTTGCCGGAGTTGCAAAGTGTGGAACCGAAGCAAGAAGAACCCGAGCAGTGCTTGTCTCGGAGGATTGAGCAGCTCCCGAGGGGAGAATCTGTTGGGTCTGCTTTCCAGAGCTGGATGGGTGACGGCTTCCCTGTTCACAGAGGCCTCATTTTTCACGCCATTAACCGTTTGAGAAAGCTCCACATGAACAAACGCGCCAtgcag GTCATGGAATGGGTGATCAGGGAGAGGCCCTACAAGCCAAAGGAGCTGGACTACTCCTATCTACTTGAATTCACAACTAAGCTTCATGGGATAGAACAAGGCGAGAGGCTCTTTTCTCATGTCCCTCCTGAGTTCCAGAATGAGTTGCTCTACAATAATCTTGTCATTGCCTGCCTGGAGAAAGGGGTTATAAGGCTTTCGCAAGCATACATGAAGAAGATGAGGGAACTAGGCCATCCTATCTCGCACTTGATTTTCAACCGCCTCATAATACTCCATTCTTCCCCTAGCCGCAAGAAATCCATCCCAAAAATCCTGACTCAAATGAAGGCTGATAGAGTGTCCCCCCATGTCTCAACTTACAACATTCTCATGAAAATAGAAGCTAATGAACACAACATTGGAGGATTGGTCAGGGTCTATAGTGACATGAAGAGAGCAAACGTCGAGCCAAATGAAATATCATACTGCATATTGGCCACCGCACATGCTGTGGCGAGGTTGTATACAGCATCTGAGGCTTATGTTGAAGCCGTGGAGAAGTCTGCGACAGGGAAAAACTGGTCAACTCTAGATGTCCTAATTATATTGTATGGATATTTGGAGAAGAGGAAGGAGCTAGAACGGACGTGGAGTAGTGTGACAGAACTTCCCCATGCGAGGTCCAAGAGTTACATGCTTGCAATTGAAGCATTTGGTAGGATTGGAGAGATAAGTCGGGCAGAAGAGCTTCTTTCAGAACTGAAGTCAGAAAAGGGATTGAAATCAACAGAGCAGTTCAACTCAATAATATCTGTTTATTGTAAACATGGTTTCATTAGTAAGGCTTCTAAGCTTTATCGGAAAATGAAGGAAAGTGGATGCAAACCAAATGCCATAACTTATCGACATCTTGCTCTGGGTTGCTTGAAAGCGAATCTGGTGGAAGAATCTTTGAAAACTCTAGAGTTGGGTGCAAATCTAAGGACCAGCACCAGGGTTAGGAAATCGACCCCCTGGTTGGAGACGACTCTTTTGATAGTTCAGATTTTTGCAGAGAAGGGTGATGTAGAGAATGCTGAAAAGTTGTTTGAAGAACTGGACAGTGCAAGGTATACAAGGTATACTTTTGTGTACAATACCTTGATTAAGGCTTATGTGAAGGCCAAAATTTATGAACCAAGTCTTTTGAGAAGAATGATACTTGCAGGAGCCAGGCCAGATGCAGAAACCTATAGTCTGATGAAACTTGCAGAGCAGCTTCAGACTTGA
- the LOC131159216 gene encoding outer envelope pore protein 16, chloroplastic-like, with protein sequence MPSSRFSGSLSSPKVDVFVDMGNPFLNHTVDGFLKIGTVAATRAAAEESYYILKRGNFSQEKLEHSLKKMCKEGAYWGTVAGVYVGMEYGVERIRGTRDWKNAMVGGALAGALISVASNNKRDRIAVDAITGGAVATAAEFLNYLT encoded by the exons ATGCCGAGCAGCAGGTTTTCTGGTTCGCTGTCGTCTCCGAAGGTGGATGTTTTCGTCGACATGGGCAATCCCTTCCTCAATCACACCGTCGATGGCTTCTTGAAGATCGGAACT GTCGCCGCCACTAGAGCCGCCGCTGAGGAATCTTATTACATCCTTAAGAGAG GGAATTTTTCACAAGAGAAACTTGAGCATTCG TTGAAGAAGATGTGCAAAGAAGGTGCATATTGGG GAACTGTAGCTGGAGTTTATGTTGGAATGGAGTATGGAGTGGAAAGGATTCGAGGTACCAGAGATTGG AAGAATGCTATGGTTGGGGGTGCATTGGCTGGAGCTTTGATATCTGTTGCCAGCAACAACAAAAGAGACAGGATTGCAGTAGATGCCATCACAGGGGGTGCTGTGGCAACTGCAGCAGAGTTCCTCAACTACCTCACCTGA